A window of Theropithecus gelada isolate Dixy chromosome 14, Tgel_1.0, whole genome shotgun sequence contains these coding sequences:
- the LOC112605551 gene encoding putative uncharacterized protein DDB_G0291608, producing MACLPDVXWSPHKSHSPPWSPHKSHSWSRNRLAHSSTRACSSRRAHSSWSHSPHNQSHSPHSRSHSPHSQSHSPHSRSHSPHSRSHSPHSQSHSPHSSHSWSHSLLSSHSSPWFWWIESREGRGAGEREVQVWRSLSLGSLYTCPDVRQDTGSLPCDCLHYFSRALFFSSLLVASSWLS from the exons atggcgtgcttgccgg ATGTGGNTTGGAGCCCCCACAAGAGCCACAGCCCCCCTTGGAGCCCCCACaagagccacagctggagcaggaaCAGGCTGGCACACAGCAGCACACGGGCTTGCAGCAGCAGACGGGCACACAGCAGCTGGAGCCACAGCCCCCACAACCAgagccacagcccccacagccggagccacagcccccacagccagagccacagcccccacagccggagccacagcccccacagccggagccacagcccccacagccagagccacagcccccacagcTCCCACAGCTGgagccacagcctcctgagcagccacAGCAGCCCATGGTTCTGGTGGATTGAGAGTAGAGAAGGTAGAGGAGCAGGTGAGAGGGAGGTGCAGGTGTGGCGCTCCCTGAGCCTGGGCTCTTTATATACCTGTCCAGATGTCAGGCAGGACACAGGATCCCTTCCTTGTGACTGTTTACACTATTTTTCCAGagctctgtttttttcctctttgctagTGGCTTCCTCCTGGCTCAGTTGA